AAGGCTCGATTTGAGCTGCCTTGTCTGTCGACTTGGCCGGCTGGAACCTCTTGCGAACCGCGTGAATCATCATGACGAACCAGTAGAAGTTAAGGCTGTTGAGGGTCAGGTTGCTGATCAGGTACGTCACTGCCAGCCACGTCGGAACAGTCGACGCATCTGTCGCAAATCTCATCACGCCTGTCGGAGCAAGAATGGCGCCCGTTTCTGGGGATATCTCCTTGGGCAGTACAGGGTGAgcgttgatggcggcgtAAATATCCGAAAACACCTTAACCGATTGGTATGTTCCGTAGACAAGACGGCAGGAAAAAAAAGTGAATAGAAGCATCAAGCCGTTGTACAATTGCGCGCGGGACCCAGTCATTCCTAGCTTGTCGAAAAACCAATGGATGTTGAGGAAGGGCGTTGACAGTTCCCAAAGGATGAAAACACAGCCGTAGTAGTTGAGAAAAGGTCGCTGGAAGAGTCAGGGTCAGGGAAAATACTAGGAGAGAGGAGCTTCGAGTGGGTAGACTTACGAATCCTAGCGAGTAGACAAATAGGGCGCTGATGGCATGAGCCAATGTGCCAAAGCCAAAGACGTCCATGTTGCAGCTCGTTACCACTAGGTCCCAAAGAAAGTAGCCAGCAGCGAGGCCCTGGATCATACCAGCGGCACCAGTGTATCCCCACATACGCGCTTGCCAGTCCATCTGGCTGCGCTCCTCATCCACAAACATGACCCAAAGGGCCAGGGCGTTTATAAGAGTGCTCTGGACGAGAGAGACAACGTGAGCATCCCAATTGATCCTTCTCTTCCGGGGAAGGTCGAGGTATTTGCGGCCAACGATCAAACGTGACAGTAGTGGCGAAATTGGATAGTATATGACTGAGTACAGCAAGGCGGAGGCGAAGACCTCGTGAACGTGTATCGGCAGAGTCGGGAGCGAGAAGTAGTCAGCCAAAGGCTGTGTCGCCTTGACAAGCCATGGTAGTGGCTCGATGAAGAAGGGGTCCTTCATTCTATCGTTCGTCTTTGTATTGTCTCGATGCTGCTTGGTGAAGCAAACGGCCAGGCGGTACAGAAGCTGGCAAAAAGAATCGAAGACAGTCGTGCTGGTTTGCTCGCCGGACTGGGTGGAGGGGCGTGGTCTTCTTTTCAATATGTAGCGGCCGTTGGTTGAACGGAGAAAGCCTTGTCACCGGGTATTCCGTGGGTCCGTCAGATGCTTGGAAGCGGACGAGGCTGGGCCGAGATGGCGTCTAAAGCGAAGGTCCCGTGTACGACCCAGCGTGGGCGGCGTAAGATGAGGAATACAGGTACAATCGCAGAGGCGCGGGAGGAGCTGGGAGTATTGTTGGGGAAGCTAAGCTTGATGGAGGAGGACCCTTGGAGGCTTGGAGCCCTTGAAAAGGTAGGTGTGGTGGGGCCTCGAGTACGTACCTCGATGGCTCAGCAATCGTCATGAGCAGGCGACGCGTCAAACGGTTATCATGTACAGTATCCGTAGTCCAAGCGATCTAGGCTTGTGGTCGTATCAGGTGGGCCGGAGCAGCAACTGAGGGCTTTGACAGGTGTTTCCGGTTTTCTACAGCGGCAGTCGTGACACCGGCATGGGATGCGCCGCAAAGTCAGTACCCCATGATGTTATCATATGTGTGAGCTTGGTTGGGAGACGTAAAGGAATAGGAGGAAGCTGTTGGTACGTTTTGCGACGAATCGCGGTAGGTACAAACAGGTGGCGTATACATGTTCATTCAtttggtaggtaggtatggATCGGCAAGCTTACCTCAGCTAAAAACTTGTTTCGATATATACAAACTGTCCAGTTCTCCACCTACTGGACCCATACGGATGGATACCTAccacctaggtacctacctaccttgggTAGGGAACTTTCAGCTCAGAGGACTAAGTATCTTCGCATGGCCACGTTTACGTCCCCTCCGGTCCACATCTCCGAATACCCATCATTGGCGACGTCTACAATCGCGTCCTTGAAACGTGACCATCAAGCTTTAGCAACTGCAATCATGGCTGAccttctccttgatcttctcgACGCCCGGCCCGCCCCCGGAGTCGACGCCAACTCGACACCACGGCCAACCAAGCTTGCTTATTTGTCCCATCTCGCTGATCAAAGCCCGGCGGCTCTGACATCGTCCGAGCCTCAATCTTTGGCTCAGTCATCACAATCACTTCTCCTCTCATTACAAGGCGTTTCGAAGCGCTCTCACAAATCAGTCATAGACTCGGCCTCACATCATGCTAGCCTAACCCGCGCCTTGCCTACCTTGGTCGCGGATACAACCGACCTACGTAATGCGATACCCAAGCTTGACGCGGAAGCTTTGCGCTTTTCTACAACTTACAGCAAATCCGGCGAAAATGAGGACCTGGCCGAAAGAAAACGTGCGTTGCTTCTATTGCGCAACGTTGAGCGCCTCGTTGACGTTCTTGAACTCCCTACCCTCCTTTCCTCGGCCATCAATATCATCCCTGCCAACTACGCCTCCGCCCTTGACCTCAATGCCCACATCAGGAGGCTTCACGGTCTATACCCGGACTCTCCGCTAGTCGCTCTAGTCTCTCGCCAGGCCGATGAAGCCATCGTCAAGATGACGGCCGATCTTATCACGGCCCTCAAGTCCCCAGGGCTCAAGTTGGCTGCGTCACTCCGCACTGTCAGCTGGCTAAGGAGAGTACTTCCTGATCTATCTTCGATGACTTCCGCAAGCCGCGAATCTCAGGAGCATACGCTCTCTCTGCTATTTCTTTGCTGCCGCGTAGCCACCTTGGACGCGACTCTGGGAGCTCTACAGCCCCTCCGTGAATTGGCCGATGAGGAGCGGCACAGGCAGCAAGGTGCTAGCAACCAGTCTTGGTCCGGGGGTCAGCAGACAGAAAAGTACCTCAAACGGTATGTCGAGATCTTTCGTGAGCAAAGCTTCGGGGTCGTCTCCATGTTTAGGAGTATCTTCCCCACTACAGGCCATCAGGCCAGCCGACCCAACACCGACACACAGGATCCTCTCCAGCCCCTGCCGTCGACGTTGTCGACGTTCCCACTCCATCTCGTTGAGATGCTCCTCGAGACCTTGGGGAAATACCTCCCCACAGTTAAGGACCAGGTCGCGAGAGACAGCATTCTGACGCAGGTGTTATACTGCTCGGGCAGTTTGGGTAGGCTTGGTGGCGATTTCGGCACGCTGCTAGCtgggctcggcgaggaaggcgagggagTGACAAAACAATCCGAATGGGTTGACATAGTCAAGCGACACCGGCTGCTGTCAGGGCGCCTTGAGTCGGTCATTGGTGATTACAGGTCAGCTGGGGTGAAAGGATGAGGAACGGAAAACATGCTTAACATCAAGACTACCGAGATTTACTGGTACTGCTTCGCTTCTTTGGTCAAACATGACGGGAAACTACGATGAAGGGGATGACTACCTGCATCTGCGGCgacacacagagagagggCTGCGGATGGGCGATAGCCAGTGAAAGAGTCATTGCCAATGGCATCACCACACCTGATGCATAAGACATGCGGCTTCCGGGGGGGGAGACATCAGTATTCGTTATATTTGTATTATGAGAAAAGAGCTGGTGACCCTTGGGCTGACGGCGGGTCACGAGACGATTGGCGATTCAGAGAGCGGATAGACATAATACACCTTTGTCACTAtaacaaccccccccccgggtCACGGACGGATCACATAGATCCCTGACCATTTGACAAGCGCCGCCTAGCTACTGTAGACACCCCTGTAGTCACTCATTAAAAAGTCATCATGACTTCGGGATCCCTATTCATGACTTAACTCCCTCACAACATCATTGAGATTACCTCGCACATGCCCCGAGTCTCAACATTGCGACATGATGGCTCCGAACCTTAACAATCATCTTCACACTTAAAGCCGCTCGAAGACTGCGTCCAAAAAGTTCTTGACGACACATTCGAAACGGCACGGCAGCTCGACCCAATGTCTCAACAGACGACTACCTCTGGCCGGGCAAAATCATGTAAGTAACGGACTCACTCTCCGATCGAATCTATCTGAGAACCTACTGCACCCGGGTCTTCACTATTGTCTTGATTACTATGGGtgatgtcgccgccgccgccgccgatgctgctgatgccCACACCAAGTCACAAATCATCTCTCGCCGGTGCTCAAGCTAACCTATTCATCCCGCTTTTGCAGCTCGCCATTTTGTTGCCGGACTTGGTTCCGGCGTTGCATCGGCGGTGCTTTTGCAACCGCTCGACCTACTGAAAACGCGCATGCAACAGTCGGGCCACGGGTCCTTGATGTCGTATCTCAGagacgttgccgccgccccggaCAAGATTCAGACACTCTGGCGCGGCACAGTCCCGTCGGCCCTCAGAACCGGCTTCGGCTCGGCCCTCTACTTCACATCACTCAACTCTATCCGCGAACATGTCGCTCAATCCCATCTTTTGGGCCAGGACGCCGCTAACAGGATGGCCCATTCATCCTCGTTACCGACGCTCACTCCGACGGCGAACCTTatggccggcgccggggctCGCACGTTTGCCGGCTTCGTCTTGATGCCTCTTACCGTCATCAAAGTTCGGTATGAATCGAACCTGTATTCCTACCAGTCACTGGTCGGTGCATCATCCGACATCTACAGAACGAACGGCCTGCGAGGCTTCTTCGCGGGCTTTGGCGCCACGGCGGTCCGCGATGCGCCGTACGCAGGCATGTATGTATTATTCTACGAGCTTCTTAAGAAACGCCTGAGTGGTCTGTCCGTCGATAGTGGGAGACAGAGCTCGAACGACCCCGTCACCATCAAAACATCGCATGCAACCTTGGTCAACTTCAGCTCTGCCATTATGGCTGGTGCCGCTTGCTCCGTCGTTTCCAACCCCTTTGACGCCGTCAAGACGAGGATCCAGCTACAGCCAGCCATCTATCGGAACATGTACCAAGCCTGCCGCAAGATggttggcgaggagggcgtaCGGTCACTGTTAGACGGAGTGGCACTCCGTATGAGCAGAAAAGCGATGAGTTCGGCGTTGGCCTGGACTGTGTATGAAGAATTGATTAGAAGAGCCGAGCGTACTTGGTCCTCCAGCTTGGTAAGGGCAGGAGCAGAGCCATAGCATAAACTCCGAGTGCTCCGAATGAATaatcccatctcatcccacCCACAAAACGAGCACTATGCCGCCGATACAAGACGCCCTTTCTGGTATATGTTGCCTATTGGCACTGGGAACCGCTCGGACGAGTTCTTGAGGCTCCATTTCCCAAATCCTGATCACCTAACGGGTTTTCGAAGGGTACGGTTTCTCAATTAACTTGGTTCTCATAAATCATGCCGGCTTGGCCCCCGCAAGGTACATGAGAAGTGCTGGCGATTTACTTCGCTTGCGGTCACTCTTCTTCCTAACCCATTCGAACTCGGGTTCATGCTTGTGCGGTTTCTTGTCCTCAATCTCGAGCACAAGCTTGGACGAACGTTTCTCGCGAAGTGATCTTGTGTGCCTCCACAGCGTGTCCTGTTCCCATTCTGGAACCCAACGTTTGATGAGCACATAGTCGGGATCCTGAGTCGTATGAGTTAGCAAGTACAGTTCGAGAGCTTTTATAGGGTGATGTCCACGTACAACATCCAGCTCCCACTCAACATGATATGTTCTCAACGTCTCAATGGACAGGTGCCTCCGAGCCATGCGCGTATAGGTCGGGCGGCCGCCTGCGACAAGAGTGCCACTTGCGGCATTGGGGTTTGGCTTGGGCTTGGGAGGCTCAGGAATTTTCTCCTTTTTGAGAATAGCGGCAATCGCCTTTTCGTCGAGACCCGACTTGATAAGGTCCTCCTGGAGTCGTCGTTGATACTCCTTTTCGCgctcctctttctccttcttttccttggcCAAGCGGTCTAATTCCTTTTGACGCTCTTCTTGTAGTCTTCTTTGGAACTCCTTCTcgcgctcctccttctccctcttctcttgcAAGAGTCGTTCTTGTTCCTTTCTCTTGTAACGCTccacggcgtcggcagccTCCTTTTCTCGCTTCTTGGCGAGATCTGCTAGTCGCATTTCCTCTTGGTACTTTTCCAGTTCAATCTGCGTCTTGAAACGCTTTTCTTCAGCCGCGCGGGCCTCGCGACCTCGGATATCGTCAAGATCACGCTTTGCCCGCTGTAGCTCGGCCTCTTCTCGGTACTCCTTTTGAATCCGACgttcctccttctcgcgaGCTTGAGTGATTCTCAActcggcgagctcctggCGAGCCCTTTCCGCCTCATAGTCCTCTCGGGTCATGtaggaggatgatggcgatcGGGAGTGAGAGGAGTGACCGCGCGAACGAGTACGGTGACGAGAGTGATAGACCTGCATATGGCGgtcatcctcttcatccgAAGAGTGTTCATTGTAGATGCGATTATTGATGATGACCGgaggtggtgctggtgctggtgttgGGGCCGAGGGCGCGCTGCTTGGGGGAGTAGAGCGGCGCTCACGAGAACGTTCCCTTGATCGGGTGCGAGTGGTGATGACTGTGCGCTCCGGGGCCAGGAAAGCTGGTTGCTGAGGAGCTGAGGGGTAGtagcttctcggcctcggcctcgcttCTACGTAGTGGACGGGTGAAGGTGACGGCGCTCGACGCCTGGAGAAGCGGATGTCAACGTCATCCGAGTCCGAGTAGTAACTACTCATTGCAAAATAACGCGATACGACGAGTTTCGTACAATGTGCACGGAGATTGTCTTGGGAAGAGGGTCAGCCTTGAGCTGCTTGCCGGAAGGAAGATCCGATAGTCCAATTTCTTGACAGATGAGGCGAGTGGGAATGACAAACAAGAGCTGCGGTTGAAGATAAgcagaggagaggggagcgGGGGGTGAGTTCTGGTGGTACTTTATGCTTTCTCTGGTTTTAGGGCATAAGACGACCAGGGGTGAGAGGGGGGCGAGATGCCTTCTTCGTCTGGCGCGCGACATGATAGTCGGCTTACATGGTCGAGAGGGACGGTTGGGACGCACGGTATGCACGTTCGTGtgcgagggaggggggagggggatgaggaAAAGACAAGGGGTCGGAAACGATAGGACGGACTACGAATACAGGCAGGTAGTGTGAGGaggcaggggagggggtccAAGGAAGGGGCGCTGCTTCATGCAGTAGCCCGAGACGAGAAGAGACGCCGTCTTTCTGGAGGGGCTGGTAAGGCTGGTAATTATGGCGTCTACCCGGCGTGTTGCCTACTTCCGATTCCGCTCTTGACTGGCCTATCGTACCCAAGTTGGTACTAAGGACAACCGCCGCTTTGGTAGCTCGGACGGCGAGCAGCGGATGCTGGCTATCATTACCATCAAAGACggaggatgtcgacgccgttgTGGTGTCGCTTCACGTGCGGTCGTCGGTACGTGCTAGAGGGGGAATGGGTCAGTCGGCGTGCACAAGACACAATCCTAGGCAGTCAATTCGTCCGGTGGTGGTCCAAAGACGTGGCTTCCTACCATACCTCCACTTTCTAGCTAAATATAGCCTAGCCTTCTGCTGTAGGGCTGCACGATTACTGACTGGCGGGTACTCAGTGTTCAGGGTACGGTGCCACGGGTGGCTTAAGCTGGCACTCTCCATCCCAGCGTTAGGGGGCCGGAACGCTCGATTCCACTTTCCTGTCAACTGTCAACAGTGGGATTGGACAGTGATGGTGAAATGGGACGACACCGCCAACTGGGACATCAGCCAACTAGGCAGCCATTTTCAGAGCAGCCTTgggacgacggcaacgctTGTAAAGTAGCATCTGCGTCCCACCTTTCCTTATGTACCTACCCACAAACAGGTAATCTTACACTCACGCACAACCTCAGTGCTGAATATCAGCCCTCGCAGGCTAATATTCTGGCAAATAGCGCAAGATATCGCCTGTTATGCGTTTAGCGAGGCTTCCATGACAGCACTACCTTGGCAGCATGTCGACTTGTGCGTTCAGCTGTGGGGGTGTTTGTTGCCTGCCGCCCTCTCGATGACAGATTTCTTGCCATTGGCTCAACTTTCATTTTGTCTGCATTAGCAACAGTGTCATCTGGTCCGTCTTCTCAACCATACATATACGTATATTTCTAAACAAACAGTAATTGGAGATAAGATAAGATAAAAACAGGTTCTGGGGGTGAGAGGGGGCTGAGCATAGGATATGTCGCGAACCACTTGTCGCTACGCTCTCTCAGCGGCTACTGAAGTAACCCTAGGAGCTGAAGGATGAGACCCAACTCTCAACATCGGCTTTCGGATCGACCTACCATTTTCTTCCTTTGGCCGAA
This sequence is a window from Colletotrichum higginsianum IMI 349063 chromosome 8, whole genome shotgun sequence. Protein-coding genes within it:
- a CDS encoding Dor1-like family protein, with protein sequence MADLLLDLLDARPAPGVDANSTPRPTKLAYLSHLADQSPAALTSSEPQSLAQSSQSLLLSLQGVSKRSHKSVIDSASHHASLTRALPTLVADTTDLRNAIPKLDAEALRFSTTYSKSGENEDLAERKRALLLLRNVERLVDVLELPTLLSSAINIIPANYASALDLNAHIRRLHGLYPDSPLVALVSRQADEAIVKMTADLITALKSPGLKLAASLRTVSWLRRVLPDLSSMTSASRESQEHTLSLLFLCCRVATLDATLGALQPLRELADEERHRQQGASNQSWSGGQQTEKYLKRYVEIFREQSFGVVSMFRSIFPTTGHQASRPNTDTQDPLQPLPSTLSTFPLHLVEMLLETLGKYLPTVKDQVARDSILTQVLYCSGSLGRLGGDFGTLLAGLGEEGEGVTKQSEWVDIVKRHRLLSGRLESVIGDYSRSKTASKKFLTTHSKRHGSSTQCLNRRLPLAGQNHSGHGSLMSYLRDVAAAPDKIQTLWRGTVPSALRTGFGSALYFTSLNSIREHVAQSHLLGQDAANRMAHSSSLPTLTPTANLMAGAGARTFAGFVLMPLTVIKVRYESNLYSYQSLVGASSDIYRTNGLRGFFAGFGATAVRDAPYAGMYVLFYELLKKRLSGLSVDSGRQSSNDPVTIKTSHATLVNFSSAIMAGAACSVVSNPFDAVKTRIQLQPAIYRNMYQACRKMVGEEGVRSLLDGVALRMSRKAMSSALAWTVYEELIRRAERTWSSSLVRAGAEP
- a CDS encoding TLC domain-containing protein; its protein translation is MKDPFFIEPLPWLVKATQPLADYFSLPTLPIHVHEVFASALLYSVIYYPISPLLSRLIVGRKYLDLPRKRRINWDAHVVSLVQSTLINALALWVMFVDEERSQMDWQARMWGYTGAAGMIQGLAAGYFLWDLVVTSCNMDVFGFGTLAHAISALFVYSLGFRPFLNYYGCVFILWELSTPFLNIHWFFDKLGMTGSRAQLYNGLMLLFTFFSCRLVYGTYQSVKVFSDIYAAINAHPVLPKEISPETGAILAPTGVMRFATDASTVPTWLAVTYLISNLTLNSLNFYWFVMMIHAVRKRFQPAKSTDKAAQIEPSSTKVTARSGQTPVRRRKA